Proteins encoded together in one Papaver somniferum cultivar HN1 unplaced genomic scaffold, ASM357369v1 unplaced-scaffold_21, whole genome shotgun sequence window:
- the LOC113339733 gene encoding protein LNK3-like, which translates to MYNMENYNSSKVNQQRQYQDECDRPLTSDDRYQWMQSSSSDGICPVVENGKQNSEMKSKIAIDESQYLGGDWPEYTYDSGQNNKMAWEDEFSISSMLKDDMDVPQMSLGGEHDCSSARLDKMFDDMVADSQSKCTDQSDLGSSKYMKHDYPQSMYWNKLDETSNFMVSNTDQTEATVYTKAPVKSSAEQEEDANEEVSCKAMQDLEDVMTQLTSETRLFFRDALYRLANNSKQQQQAQSQNRCGEDYKPQVPTQHQENSMYGRSDNMELETNIIDRTVAKLMFNEMNCNETDDFCVDSVDFSDASFTAASSFNNCYDQSVQCHNSN; encoded by the exons atgtataacatgGAAAATTATAATTCAAGCAAGGTTAATCAACAACGACAGTATCAAGATGAATGTGACAGACCTCTTACATCAGATGATCGGTACCAGTGGATGCAAAGTTCTTCTTCTGATGGTATATGTCCGGTAGTTGAGAACGGCAAACAGAATTCAGAAATGAAATCAAAGATTGCTATTGATGAGAGTCAGTATCTTGGTGGTGATTGGCCCGAGTACACGTACGATAGTGGACAGAACAACAAAATGGCTTGGGAGGATGAATTTTCAAT AAGTTCAATGCTCAAGGATGACATGGATGTTCCACAAATGTCACTTGGTGGTGAGCACGACTGCAGTTCGGCGCGGTTGGATAAAATGTTCGACGATATGGTTGCGGATTCTCAAAGTAAGTGCACAGACCAGTCTGATTTAGGAAGCTCAAAGTATATGAAACATGATTACCCTCAATCAATGTACTGgaacaaattggatgaaacttcgaATTTTATGGTATCCAATACTGACCAAACGGAAGCTACTGTGTATACTAAG GCACCGGTAAAATCATCCGCTGAGCAAGAGGAGGATGCCAATGAAGAAGTGTCATGTAAGGCAATGCAAGATCTAGAAGACGTCATGACACAG TTGACCTCAGAGACGCGTTTATTCTTTCGTGATGCCTTGTACCGCCTTGCAAACAACTCAAAACAACAGCAACAAGCTCAAAGCCAGAACAGATGTGGAGAAGATTACAAGCCACAAGTACCTACGCAGCACCAAGAAAACTCAAT GTATGGAAGAAGTGACAACATGGAGTTAGAGACCAACATCATTGACAGGACAGTGGCGAAACTCATGTTCAATGAAATGAACTGTAATGAAACAGATGATTTTTGTGTAGACTCGGTCGACTTCAGTGATGCATCATTTACAGCGGCCAGCTCATTCAACAACTGCTATGATCAGTCAGTTCAATGTCATAACTCGAATTGA